The stretch of DNA CCTATGTCCTTAAATAAATCCTCTTTATTCTTGAATGTTTTAATACCTATTCCTTTATCTGTATTCTCAAAAGTTTTTCGAGTTGTCTTATTAGGTATTTTTACATTAAAAGGTAGACCTCTTTTTATTTTTACTTGAGTATAAAATAGGCTAATTGCTTGACTTACACTAATACCTAAATTTTTTAATATTTTATCTACATCATGTTTTAATTCAGGTTCTACCCATGC from bacterium encodes:
- a CDS encoding type II toxin-antitoxin system RelB/DinJ family antitoxin; protein product: MSKSEMIRAWVEPELKHDVDKILKNLGISVSQAISLFYTQVKIKRGLPFNVKIPNKTTRKTFENTDKGIGIKTFKNKEDLFKDIGLH